Sequence from the Kiritimatiellia bacterium genome:
TTCTTAAAGAGAACCTGAATGCGATTGTTTTGGATATCGAACGCAACCGGCAGCCCCAGAAGCTGGTTTATCTGATCCGCTGACCCTGCCGCGGACGGAGGGGGGCGGCAGCAGCAGGGCGTACCTCGAGTAGGCGGCGGCGCTCGTCCACGCGGAGCAATTCCACGTCCAACCGCATGCCGGGGTGGAGTGCCCGACCTGTGACTTCTTCTCGGATGAGTGCGCTCTGCAGGGTGTCCGTAAGCTCGACGATCCATCCCGTGGAAAGCTGCTGAACGACCACCGCCGGCCAGGGTCCAGTTTCGCCGCGCTGCAGACATCGCTGGTAGTAATCCAGGCGCAGGAGCTCGAGGCTGTCGCGCTCCACTTCTTCCGCCAACTGTTCTTGTCGAGTCGCGTGACGCGCGATCTCGGCGGTGGCCGAATGTGAGTGCGGCGGCGGCTCGCCGGAGGCGAGGGCTCGCACGATGCGGTGCACTACAAGATCGGGATATCGGCGAATGGGGGAGGTGAAGTGGGTGTACGGTCGCGCGGCAAGGCCGAAGTGCACGCCACACCGCGTGGAGTACTCCGCCCGCTTGAGGTGACGCAGCACCGTCATCGCGACGGGATATTCGCGCACGGTGCCTTCCACTGCACGGAGTACCGCGATGGCGCCCTGTCGATCCGCTGAGGGCATTCGCACGCCGAGCTCCAGCAGCGCAGCTTCCATCCGTTCCCATTGTTCGACATCGGGTGGTGCGTGTATGCGGTAGATCGCCGGTACCCGCGCGGAGGCGAGACGTCTCGCGACCACCATGTTGGCCAGCAGCATCAGCTCCTCAATCAGAGCATAAGCGAGATGTGCTTCCCGTCGGTGGAAGGCAAGCGCGCGGCCGGCGTCATCGGTCTGGCACCACACTTCGGGAAGCGTGAACAGCAATGCCCCCGCCGCCGCCCGGCGGCGTCGCAGCGCCGCTGCGACCTGTTCTAGCTCGCAAAGCAGTTGACGAATGTGGCCGGGCACCGCATCCGCCCGCTCGTCCACCAACCACGCCTGAACCGATTCGTAGTCCAGTCGCGCTCGCGATCGAATCACCGAGGGATAGATGTCGGCACTGAGCAAATGCGCCTGGTCATCGAGCACCGCGCGCACGGTGAGACAGGGCCGGTCGGTTTCGGGGGACAGACTGCATACTTCGGTCGTCAGCTCTGGCGGTAGCATCGTCAGCGCGCGGCCTGGCAAGTACACGCTGGTACCTCGCTCTCGGGCTTCGCGGTCCATCGCCGAATCCGGCGCGACGTAGCTGGAGACATCTGCAATATGCACTCCGACTTCCCAGTGATGCGCGTCAAGTCGGCGGATCGACACGGCGTCGTCAAAATCACGGGCATCCGGAGGGTCGATCGTCACTGCGGGCCAGTCCCGATGGTCTCGTCGGCCGTCGAAGGAGAAGGAAGAACTCCTCAGATGGCGCCGCCCCTCGCGAATCGCCTCCCCGGAGTGACGTTCGGGAAAGCCGGCGTCGCGGATCAGCGCTCGCAACCGAACCCCCAGATCGGCCTTCGGGCCGAGCACTTCCGTGATCCGGCCCCGGCACCGCGTGTCGCCCGCACGCCACGGCTCCAGCTCGATGGCCACCACTGCGCCCTCAGCGGGAGGTTCGTGCAGACGCTGCTCCCAGTTTGCAATCCAGACGTTAGTCGGGAATCGAGGGTCGAGCGGCACCGCATACCAGTAGTGCGGTCCTTTGCGGAGAACCCCCGTGGTCACTGGCCGGGAACGCTCGACAACCCGCACGATGCGTCCAACCAGCGTGGGCCGGACGAATCGGCGCCCGCCCTCCCGCGAGGCGAGCAGGGCTCCCTTCGGCCGCACCTGGACGAGCACTCGGTCTCCATGAACTGCCCCGGACAGCGCCTCCGGTGGGATTCGCACAATCCGGTCCGGCCGCAGCTCGTCGACCACGTTCGCGTCGCCCCGACGGTTGACTTGTAGTAGGCCAACGCATTGGTCCAAGTTTTGGGGACGTGCCCAGCGCTGACCGCGAAGTCGCACTATCTGGCCATCGCGTTCCATCTGACGCAGCAGTGCGCGGAGCGCGGCCCGCATGTCCGGCGACAGTCCCATCCGGCTGCCGATCTCGCGCGCCGTCATGGGACGGTACTCCGCGGACTGCACAAAGCGTTTGAACGCCTGTTCAAGGGATGGTATCCACTGATCCATTCGGCCTTGCAGGTTAGCATGCCAAATCGTTGTGCGCCACGGGCCGCCAGACGGGGAAGATCGCGTGAAAGTTCTGATGGCCAGCAGCGAAATCGCGCCGTTCGCTTCGACCGGTGGCCTCGGCGAGGTCATGAGGTCGCTGCCGCGAGCGTTGCGGCGTGCCGGCGTCGACGTGGTTCGGATCATGCCCCTGCATCGCTGCGTGTGGGAGGGCGAACATGATTTGAGCGATACGGGCACTCGTCTGCGGGTGCCGGTGGGATACCGTGTACACACCGCGGAAATCTGGCGCCACGACGGCGAGGTAACGACGCTTTTCGTGCGGCGTGACGAATACTTTGACCGGCGCGAAATTTACGCGTTGCCCGAGCGGGAGTACACGGACAACTTCGAGCGATTTGTGTTCTTCCAGAAGGCGGTCGCCGCTCTATTGGATTTGGCGGAGTACGCTTCGGACATCGTACACGGCCATGACTGGACTTGCGGACTCATTCCGCTGTATCTGCGGCACGGCATATTCGGTCTGGGCCGTTCGGGCCGGGAGCGGACGGTCTTTACCGTCCATAATCTCCGATATCAGGGAATCTACCCGGGCTCAGAGTTTGGACTGACGAACCTTCCTTTTAGCTGCTTTTCGATCGAGGGTGTCGAGTTTTTTGGCAACATCAACTGTCTGAAAGCCGGTCTGACATCGAGCGATGTCTCAACCACGGTCAGTCCGAGCTACGCCGATGAGATTCGTACTCCGGAGCACGGGTTCGGATTGGATGGGGTACTTCGCTCGCTGGGCAATCGTTTTTTAGGCATTCTGAACGGGGTCGACAATGAGATCTGGAACCCTGGGACGGATCCGCACATTGCGCAGACGTTCACAGCGGAAAATCTCGCCGGAAAGCAGGTCTGTCGATCTGCTCTGCTTTCTGAGGTGGGTCTTCCCCTGGAGCCAACAATGCCCGTTGTAGGTATGGTGTCACGGATGGTGGATGAGAAGGGGTTTGACCTCCTCGAGAGCGCCATGGCTGACATTGTGCAGTTGCCTCTGAAGTTGGTCGTGTTAGGAAAGGGCACGGCGGCTCACCAACAGGCGGCAATCGGGTGGGCAAGACAGTGGCCCGACCGCGTTGCGGTGCGGGTCGGATATGACGAGGGACTGGCGCACCGTATTCAGGCGGGCGCTGATTTGTTTCTGATGCCGTCGCGGAATGAGCCATGCGGCTTGAGCCAGCTTTACGCATTGCGGTATGGCACCATCCCCGTCGTTCACAGTGTGGGGGGCCTCAAAGACACGATTCGCGGCCTTTCGGCGGACGGCGCGGAAGGTAACGGTATCGTTTTCACCGAATATAGCGCCGGCGCTCTCCTGAGTGCGCTTCGACACGCGATCGCGCTGTGGAGACAGGAACGCTCCTGGCACACGCTAATGCAAAGGGTAATGCGGGAAGATCACGGATGGAGCGAGCCTGCGCGTCGTTACCTGGGACTCTACGAGCAGATACTCCGACCCCGAGGCTGAGTCTGCCTGGGATTCGAAAGCGTACAGGCGCGATCCTTCGCCATGGCATCTGTCTAGGGCGTAGTCCCTTCTTTTCACAGGCTA
This genomic interval carries:
- a CDS encoding RNB domain-containing ribonuclease is translated as MDQWIPSLEQAFKRFVQSAEYRPMTAREIGSRMGLSPDMRAALRALLRQMERDGQIVRLRGQRWARPQNLDQCVGLLQVNRRGDANVVDELRPDRIVRIPPEALSGAVHGDRVLVQVRPKGALLASREGGRRFVRPTLVGRIVRVVERSRPVTTGVLRKGPHYWYAVPLDPRFPTNVWIANWEQRLHEPPAEGAVVAIELEPWRAGDTRCRGRITEVLGPKADLGVRLRALIRDAGFPERHSGEAIREGRRHLRSSSFSFDGRRDHRDWPAVTIDPPDARDFDDAVSIRRLDAHHWEVGVHIADVSSYVAPDSAMDREARERGTSVYLPGRALTMLPPELTTEVCSLSPETDRPCLTVRAVLDDQAHLLSADIYPSVIRSRARLDYESVQAWLVDERADAVPGHIRQLLCELEQVAAALRRRRAAAGALLFTLPEVWCQTDDAGRALAFHRREAHLAYALIEELMLLANMVVARRLASARVPAIYRIHAPPDVEQWERMEAALLELGVRMPSADRQGAIAVLRAVEGTVREYPVAMTVLRHLKRAEYSTRCGVHFGLAARPYTHFTSPIRRYPDLVVHRIVRALASGEPPPHSHSATAEIARHATRQEQLAEEVERDSLELLRLDYYQRCLQRGETGPWPAVVVQQLSTGWIVELTDTLQSALIREEVTGRALHPGMRLDVELLRVDERRRLLEVRPAAAAPLRPRQGQRIR
- the glgA gene encoding glycogen synthase GlgA gives rise to the protein MASSEIAPFASTGGLGEVMRSLPRALRRAGVDVVRIMPLHRCVWEGEHDLSDTGTRLRVPVGYRVHTAEIWRHDGEVTTLFVRRDEYFDRREIYALPEREYTDNFERFVFFQKAVAALLDLAEYASDIVHGHDWTCGLIPLYLRHGIFGLGRSGRERTVFTVHNLRYQGIYPGSEFGLTNLPFSCFSIEGVEFFGNINCLKAGLTSSDVSTTVSPSYADEIRTPEHGFGLDGVLRSLGNRFLGILNGVDNEIWNPGTDPHIAQTFTAENLAGKQVCRSALLSEVGLPLEPTMPVVGMVSRMVDEKGFDLLESAMADIVQLPLKLVVLGKGTAAHQQAAIGWARQWPDRVAVRVGYDEGLAHRIQAGADLFLMPSRNEPCGLSQLYALRYGTIPVVHSVGGLKDTIRGLSADGAEGNGIVFTEYSAGALLSALRHAIALWRQERSWHTLMQRVMREDHGWSEPARRYLGLYEQILRPRG